The segment TATTTCCTTGTAAAAGGCACTGATAAAAAAGAAATCAATTTAAGCACTTTATTGGCGCTTGAAACACTTAATGGCTACAACCTTTTGATTGAAATTTACAATACACAAGGAACTTTCCTAGCAGACATTATTTTGACTGCGGAAATGTTTGGGGATGAAATCATCAAGGAGACCGGTAAAGATATCAAAGAAGCAGAGGAAACTGTTGTTTTAGCTCCTGTTGCTCCTGCCGCTCCAACTTCTAAAACGCCAGCGACAGTAAATGTACCAGTGAAACAAACAATCCAGGGCGGCAGACTTCCAGACACAGCGTCCGATTATGCAGCAAATACTTTTGCCGGCTTGACACTTGCTCTGCTTGGAGTGGTATTGTTCCGCCGCTTTAAAGCGCAAGGAATTTAATAAATGAAAAGGGATAAAAGTGAAAAAAGAAGAACCAAACCTATAAAACGTTTGGTTCTTCTTTCCCTGTCTGTTGCCCTTATTGTTTTTGGAGTATGGTTCAGCAGCACAAATGCGTCCTCTTTTTTAAAAGGCTATCTGCTTTTTAAAATCGGTCAAGCTGGAAACGACAGCCACTTAACAGAGTCCGCTGCAGCTGCTCCAGCAAAAGTTGAAATTCCTGAAAAAGCTCAATTGCCTGAAGTACTTTATCCAGAAGCTCCTACAAAAGGAGAAAATATTGGCGATTTGTATATCCCGAAACTCGATGCTACACTTCCGATATTTCACGGCACAGATGAAGAAGAACTGGAAAAAGGTGTAGGGCATTTTGCGGATAGCGTGTTGCCTGGCGAAGCGGATAATTCCGTATTATCCGGCCACCGTGATACAGTATTCCGGAAGCTCGGGGAAGTTGGAAAAGGTGACTTGCTTGTCGTCCAAACTTCCGCCGGCAAATTCACTTATAAAGTAAGACAAGTCCGCATTGTTGATCAAGACGACCGCACAGTAATTGTGCCTAAACCAAAAGCCACTTTAACAGTCTCCACCTGCTATCCTTTTGACTTTATCGGCTACGCACCGGATCGGTATATTCTAATAGCAGATTTGATAGCTAGGGAATAAAGTGAAACTCACTCAGCGGAAGCTTTACCCGCTGGGTGCTAGTTGAACCAATCGGACTTTTAAGGCCAGTAGGAAGCTGCGGAGCAGGTCCGTACTGGGCGTTAAAGCGGGATAAAGTGAAACTTCCTTCAGTGGAAAGCTTTATCCCACTGAAGGTTAGTTGAACCAATCGAACTTTTAGGGCCAGTAGGAAGCTGTGGAGCAGGTCCGTACTGGGCGTTGAAGCGGGATCAAGTGAAACTCACTCAGCGAAAACTTTTCCCGCTAAGTGTTAGTTGAACCAATCGGATTTTTACGGTCAGTAGATCTTCCGCTTGGAAAAATAGTTTAAAGAATCGTTTTCCATAAAATTTTAAAAGACTGTAAACAAAGCTCGGTTTGTTTACAGTCTTTTT is part of the Planococcus shenhongbingii genome and harbors:
- a CDS encoding class D sortase codes for the protein MKRDKSEKRRTKPIKRLVLLSLSVALIVFGVWFSSTNASSFLKGYLLFKIGQAGNDSHLTESAAAAPAKVEIPEKAQLPEVLYPEAPTKGENIGDLYIPKLDATLPIFHGTDEEELEKGVGHFADSVLPGEADNSVLSGHRDTVFRKLGEVGKGDLLVVQTSAGKFTYKVRQVRIVDQDDRTVIVPKPKATLTVSTCYPFDFIGYAPDRYILIADLIARE